ATGCGTTATCCCTGGTTGCGCCTGGCCATCTTTATAGTGGGGAGCGCGTTTCCACTTTGGTGGCTGTATGAGGCAGCAATGAACCTGCTGGGGCCGGACCCTGGGAAAATTCTGATGGACCGGCTGGGCTTGGGCGCGCTGACCTTCTTGCTGGTGACATTGAGCATGACGCCGTTGCAGCGGCTGACGGGGTGGTCGGGCTGGATCGTTGTGCGTCGGCAGCTGGGGTTGTGGTGCTTTGCCTATATCGTGCTGCACATCCTCTGTTACCTGTTCTTTATTCTGGGGCTGGACTGGGGGCAGTTTGCTGTCGAGCTGCGTAAGCGGCCCTACATTATTGTGGGTGCGCTTGGTTTTCTCGGGTTGTTGGCACTGGCGGCAACCTCTAATCGGTACAGCCAGCGTCGCCTGGGTGCGCGTTGGAAGAAGCTGCATAAGCTGGTGTATGTGATTCTTGGGTTGGGGTTGCTGCACTTTCTATGGATTGTGCGTTCCGACCTGCGCGAGTGGGCTATCTATGCAGGTATTGGTGCTGTGTTGATGGCGCTGCGCATTCCCGCAGTGGCACGGCGCGTTCCTCGCGTGATGGGAGGGCGGGGCAGGGCGGTTTGAAACATTCTTGAAATAAAGGGTTGACGCGGTTTCGAATCCCCTTATAATGCGCCCCACTTCCAGCGTAGTTGGAACGAGAAACTCCTTGAGTATCAAAGAGTTAATAGATTCAGGTGATGATGGAAGGGCTTCGATCGAAAGATCGTCAGCGGTTGAAATGGTGGTTGACAGCGCTTCTAAACGCTGTAGAATTCGCCTCCCGCTACGAGAGATCGCAGCGAGTTAAGTGTTTGAAGCTAAACGAGATTCTCGCGAAAAACTTCAAAATAAACGCTTGACAGGCTCTGAGGAAAGCGTAGAATGCGCACCTCGGTTGAGACGAAAAGCTCTTAACCAAACGCTCTTTAACAAATTGAATCAAGCAATTCGTGTGGGTGCTTGTGAGTATGGACTGGTAGTCACAAAGATTATCAGCATCACAAGTGACCATGCGAGAAATCACATAGTCATTTGAGATTGCTGAGCCAAGTTTAGGGTTTCTTAAAAACCCAAGCAGTATTGAACTGAAGAGTTTGATCATGGCTCAGATTGAACGCTGGCGGCAGGCCTAACACATGCAAGTCGAGCGGATGAGAAGAGCTTGCTCTTCGATTCAGCGGCGGACGGGTGAGTAATGCCTAGGAATCTGCCTGGTAGTGGGGGACAACGTTTCGAAAGGAACGCTAATACCGCATACGTCCTACGGGAGAAAGCAGGGGACCTTCGGGCCTTGCGCTATCAGATGAGCCTAGGTCGGATTAGCTAGTTGGTGGGGTAATGGCTCACCAAGGCGACGATCCGTAACTGGTCTGAGAGGATGATCAGTCACACTGGAACTGAGACACGGTCCAGACTCCTACGGGAGGCAGCAGTGGGGAATATTGGACAATGGGCGAAAGCCTGATCCAGCCATGCCGCGTGTGTGAAGAAGGTCTTCGGATTGTAAAGCACTTTAAGTTGGGAGGAAGGGCAGTAAGCGAATACCTTGCTGTTTTGACGTTACCGACAGAATAAGCACCGGCTAACTCTGTGCCAGCAGCCGCGGTAATACAGAGGGTGCAAGCGTTAATCGGAATTACTGGGCGTAAAGCGCGCGTAGGTGGTTTGTTAAGTTGAATGTGAAAGCCCCGGGCTCAACCTGGGAACTGCATCCAAAACTGGCAAGCTAGAGTACGGTAGAGGGTGGTGGAATTTCCTGTGTAGCGGTGAAATGCGTAGATATAGGAAGGAACACCAGTGGCGAAGGCGACCACCTGGACTGATACTGACACTGAGGTGCGAAAGCGTGGGGAGCAAACAGGATTAGATACCCTGGTAGTCCACGCCGTAAACGATGTCAACTAGCCGTTGGAATCCTTGAGATTTTAGTGGCGCAGCTAACGCATTAAGTTGACCGCCTGGGGAGTACGGCCGCAAGGTTAAAACTCAAATGAATTGACGGGGGCCCGCACAAGCGGTGGAGCATGTGGTTTAATTCGAAGCAACGCGAAGAACCTTACCAGGCCTTGACATGCAGAGAACTTTCTAGAGATAGATTGGTGCCTTCGGGAACTCTGACACAGGTGCTGCATGGCTGTCGTCAGCTCGTGTCGTGAGATGTTGGGTTAAGTCCCGTAACGAGCGCAACCCTTGTCCTTAGTTACCAGCACGTTATGGTGGGCACTCTAAGGAGACTGCCGGTGACAAACCGGAGGAAGGTGGGGATGACGTCAAGTCATCATGGCCCTTACGGCCTGGGCTACACACGTGCTACAATGGTCGGTACAGAGGGTTGCCAAGCCGCGAGGTGGAGCTAATCTCACAAAACCGATCGTAGTCCGGATCGCAGTCTGCAACTCGACTGCGTGAAGTCGGAATCGCTAGTAATCGCGAATCAGAATGTCGCGGTGAATACGTTCCCGGGCCTTGTACACACCGCCCGTCACACCATGGGAGTGGGTTGCACCAGAAGTAGCTAGTCTAACCTTCGGGAGGACGGTTACCACGGTGTGATTCATGACTGGGGTGAAGTCGTAACAAGGTAGCCGTAGGGGAACCTGCGGCTGGATCACCTCCTTAATCGACGACATCAGCCTGCTGATGAGCTCCCACACGAATTGCTTGATTCATTGTCGAAGACGATCAAGACCCTCTATAGGTCTGTAGCTCAGTTGGTTAGAGCGCACCCCTGATAAGGGTGAGGTCGGCAGTTCAAATCTGCCCAGACCTACCAATATACGGGGCCATAGCTCAGCTGGGAGAGCGCCTGCCTTGCACGCAGGAGGTCAGCGGTTCGATCCCGCTTGGCTCCACCACTCTTGCAGTACCTTGATCAAGCTCAGAAATGAGCATTCGCTTCGAATGTTGATTTCTGACTTTTGTCAGATCGTTCTTTAAAAATTCGGATATGTGATAGAAATAGACTGAACACTACTTTCACTGGTAGTGGATCAGGCTAAGGTAAAATTTGTGGGCTCGAAAGAGCAAAGCGAATTTTCGGCGAATGTCGTCTTCACAGTATAACCAGATTGCTTGGGGTTATATGGTCAAGTGAAGAAGCGCATACGGTGGATGCCTTGGCAGTCAGAGGCGATGAAAGACGTGGTAGCCTGCGATAAGCTTTGGGGAGTCGGCAAACAGACTGTGATCCAGAGATCTCTGAATGGGGGAACCCACTCAGCATAAGCTGAGTATCTTGTACTGAATACATAGGTGCAAGAGGCGAACCAGGGGAACTGAAACATCTAAGTACCCTGAGGAAAAGAAATCAACCGAGATTCCCTTAGTAGTGGCGAGCGAACGGGGACCAGCCCTTAAGTTGGTTTGAGATTAGTGGAACGCTCTGGAAAGTGCGGCCGTAGTGGGTGATAGCCCCGTACACGAAAATCTCTTATCAATGAAATCGAGTAGGACGGAGCACGAGAAACTTTGTCTGAATATGGGGGGACCATCCTCCAAGGCTAAATACTACTGACTGACCGATAGTGAACTAGTACCGTGAGGGAAAGGCGAAAAGAACCCCGGAGAGGGGAGTGAAATAGATCCTGAAACCGTATGCGTACAAGCAGTGGGAGCCTACTTTGTTAGGTGACTGCGTACCTTTTGTATAATGGGTCAGCGACTTATATTCAGTGGCGAGCTTAACCGAATAGGGGAGGCGTAGCGAAAGCGAGTCTTAATAGGGCGTTTAGTCGCTGGGTATAGACCCGAAACCGGGCGATCTATCCATGGGCAGGTTGAAGGTTAGGTAACACTGACTGGAGGACCGAACCGACTACCGTTGAAAAGTTAGCGGATGACCTGTGGATCGGAGTGAAAGGCTAATCAAGCTCGGAGATAGCTGGTTCTCCTCGAAAGCTATTTAGGTAGCGCCTCATGTATCACTGTAGGGGGTAGAGCACTGTTTCGGCTAGGGGGTCATCCCGACTTACCAAACCGATGCAAACTCCGAATACCTACAAGTGCCGAGCATGGGAGACACACGGCGGGTGCTAACGTCCGTCGTGAAAAGGGAAACAACCCAGACCGTCAGCTAAGGTCCCAAAGTCATGGTTAAGTGGGAAACGATGTGGGAAGGCTTAGACAGCTAGGAGGTTGGCTTAGAAGCAGCCACCCTTTAAAGAAAGCGTAATAGCTCACTAGTCGAGTCGGCCTGCGCGGAAGATGTAACGGGGCTCAAACCATGCACCGAAGCTACGGGTATCATCTTATGATGATGCGGTAGAGGAGCGTTCTGTAAGCCTGTGAAGGTGAGTTGAGAAGCTTGCTGGAGGTATCAGAAGTGCGAATGCTGACATGAGTAACGACAATGGGAGTGAAAAACTCCCACGCCGAAAGACCAAGGTTTCCTGCGCAACGTTAATCGACGCAGGGTTAGTCGGTCCCTAAGGCGAGGCTGAAAAGCGTAGTCGATGGAAAACAGGTTAATATTCCTGTACTTCCAGTTATTGCGATGGAGGGACGGAGAAGGCTAGGCCAGCTTGGCGTTGGTTGTCCAAGTTTAAGGTGGTAGGCTGAGATCTTAGGCAAATCCGGGATCTCAAGGCCGAGAGCTGATGACGAGTTGCCTTTAGGCGACGAAGTGGTTGATGCCATGCTTCCAAGAAAAGCTCCTAAGCTTCAGATAACTGGGAACCGTACCCCAAACCGACACAGGTGGTTAGGTAGAGAATACCAAGGCGCTTGAGAGAACTCGGGTGAAGGAACTAGGCAAAATGGCACCGTAACTTCGGGAGAAGGTGCGCCGGCGAGGGTTAAGGACTTGCTCCGTAAGCCCATGCCGGTCGAAGATACCAGGCCGCTGCGACTGTTTATTAAAAACACAGCACTCTGCAAACACGAAAGTGGACGTATAGGGTGTGACGCCTGCCCGGTGCCGGAAGGTTAATTGATGGGGTTAGCGCAAGCGAAGCTCTTGATCGAAGCCCCGGTAAACGGCGGCCGTAACTATAACGGTCCTAAGGTAGCGAAATTCCTTGTCGGGTAAGTTCCGACCTGCACGAATGGCGTAACGATGGCGGCGCTGTCTCCACCCGAGACTCAGTGAAATTGAAATCGCTGTGAAGATGCAGTGTATCCGCGGCTAGACGGAAAGACCCCGTGAACCTTTACTATAGCTTTGCACTGGACTTTGAATTTGCTTGTGTAGGATAGGTGGGAGGCTTTGAAGTGGGGACGCCAGTTCTCATGGAGCCATCCTTGAAATACCACCCTGGCAACTTTGAGGTTCTAACTCAGGTCCGTTATCCGGATCGAGGACAGTGTATGGTGGGTAGTTTGACTGGGGCGGTCTCCTCCCAAAGAGTAACGGAGGAGTACGAAGGTGCGCTCAGACCGGTCGGAAATCGGTCGTAGAGTATAAAGGCAAAAGCGCGCTTGACTGCGAGACAAACACGTCGAGCAGGTACGAAAGTAGGTCTTAGTGATCCGGTGGTTCTGTATGGAAGGGCCATCGCTCAACGGATAAAAGGTACTCCGGGGATAACAGGCTGATACCGCCCAAGAGTTCATATCGACGGCGGTGTTTGGCACCTCGATGTCGGCTCATCACATCCTGGGGCTGAAGCCGGTCCCAAGGGTATGGCTGTTCGCCATTTAAAGTGGTACGCGAGCTGGGTTTAGAACGTCGTGAGACAGTTCGGTCCCTATCTGCCGTGGACGTTTGAGATTTGAGAGGGGCTGCTCCTAGTACGAGAGGACCGGAGTGGACGAACCTCTGGTGTTCCGGTTGTCACGCCAGTGGCATTGCCGGGTAGCTATGTTCGGAAGAGATAACCGCTGAAAGCATCTAAGCGGGAAACTTGCCTCAAGATGAGATCTCACTGGGATCTTGAATCCCCTAAAGGGCCGTCGAAGACTACGACGTTGATAGGTTGGGTGTGTAAGCGCTGTGAGGCGTTGAGCTAACCAATACTAATTGCCCGTGAGGCTTGACCATATAACACCCAAGCAATTTGAGCGTAAGACGCCGAATTGTGGTGGTGAAGACGAAATAACCGAAAGTTCGTAACCACAAATATCGCATATCCGAATTCGCTGGGCTGTCCATCTGGACATTCTGGCTACAGAATTTCTTGACGACCATAGAGCATTGGAACCACCTGATCCCATCCCGAACTCAGTAGTGAAACGATGCATCGCCGATGGTAGTGTGGGGTTTCCCCATGTGAGAGTAGGTCATCGTCAAGATTCATTTCGCAAAACCCCTATCTGCGCGAGCAGGTAGGGGTTTTGTCTTTTGGGCTGGAAAAGAATTGTCGCCATGCCCGCCATAACCCCGGGCATGCCCCGTGATATGGTTCCGCATCAGAATCCACCGCCTCTCAGGGAATGCACAATGGCCAACCCCACCGCCCTCCATCCCGGCTTCATGATCGTGCATGGCAACCGCCTCGACGATTTGCGCAGCTTGGTGGTGAGCTGGATGCGTCGTTACCCGTTGGCGCCATTGGAAAACGAAATTGCGCTGGTGCAAAGCAACGGCATTGCCCAGTGGCTAAAACTGGCGCTGGCCGAAGACCCTGAAGAAGGTGACCTAGGCGGCTGTGGTATCGCCGCTGCGATCGATGTGCAGTTACCCGGCAGCTTCATGTGGCAGCTTTACCGTCGAGTATTGGGCCGCGATGAGATCCCTGAGGTTTCCCTGCTCGACAAGGCGCCGCTGACCTGGCGCCTGATGCGCTTGCTCCCGGCGTTGATCGAGCGCCCGCATTTCGAGCCGCTGCGCCGCTTTCTCACCGACGATAGCGACCTGCGCAAGCGTTACCAGCTTGCCGAGCGCCTGGCCGACCTTTTCGACCAGTACCAGGTTTACCGAGCCGACTGGCTCAAGGATTGGGCTGGTGGCGAACACATCCTCAATACCGCCCGTGGCGAGCGTAAACCGTTGCCGCCCGGTAATCGCTGGCAGGCCGAGTTGTGGCGCGCGCTGCTTGACGATGTCGGCGAGCAGGGCATGGCGCAGAGCCGTGCAGGTGTGCATCAACGTTTCATCGAGCGCATCAACAGCCTGGAGCAGGCACCTGTCGGCTTGCCGTCACGGGTGATCGTGTTTGGTATCTCGTCCCTTCCGGCCCAGGCATTGGAAGCATTGGCAGGGCTTGCCCGGTTCAGCCAGGTACTGCTTTGCGTGCACAACCCTTGCCGCCATCACTGGGCCGATATCGTCGCCGACAAAGACCTGCTGCGCCATCAGTACAAACGCCAACAGCGCAAGCAGGGCATGCCCCTTCAACTGGATGACCAGTCGTTGCACCAGCATGCCCATCCGCTGTTGGCCGCGTGGGGCAAGCAGGGCCGTGACTACATCAACCTGCTCGACAGCTATGACGACCCCGGCAGCTATCGCGGTGTATTCAGCGAGGGTCGCATTGACCTGTTCAGCGAAGGTTCGCCGACCACGCTGCTCAACCAGTTGCAAGATGACATTCTCGAACTGCGCCCGTTGGCCGAGACCCGTGAGCTTTGGCCGCCAGTCGACCTCACGCAGGATCGGTCGATACGCTTTCATGTCGCGCACAGCCCGCAACGCGAAGTGGAAATCCTCCACGACCAGTTACTGGCCCGCTTCAGCGCCGACCCTACCCTTCGCCCGCGCGATGTGATCGTGATGCTCCCGGCCATCGACACTTATGCGCCCCATATCCGCGCCGTGTTCGGCCAGTTGCAACGCAACGATCCGCGCTACATTCCGTTTACCCTCACCGATCAAGGCCAACGCGGTCGCGAGCCATTGCTGATTGCCCTGGAGCACCTGCTCAAGCTGCCAGACAGCCGCTTCGCGGTCAGCGAAGTGCTCGATTTGCTCGACGTGCCGGCCGT
The sequence above is drawn from the Pseudomonas putida genome and encodes:
- the msrQ gene encoding protein-methionine-sulfoxide reductase heme-binding subunit MsrQ → MRYPWLRLAIFIVGSAFPLWWLYEAAMNLLGPDPGKILMDRLGLGALTFLLVTLSMTPLQRLTGWSGWIVVRRQLGLWCFAYIVLHILCYLFFILGLDWGQFAVELRKRPYIIVGALGFLGLLALAATSNRYSQRRLGARWKKLHKLVYVILGLGLLHFLWIVRSDLREWAIYAGIGAVLMALRIPAVARRVPRVMGGRGRAV